A portion of the uncultured Bacteroides sp. genome contains these proteins:
- a CDS encoding helix-turn-helix transcriptional regulator yields MKKKQQHKLKGPKSSKIIPEIQIFGENLKQIRLDCKLSIEEAGYITNVEKSRLSMYEHAKTQMRMDTFFHIIDAYRNYIREKKMPIPETLTICYKMFQRKEKKKV; encoded by the coding sequence ATGAAAAAAAAGCAACAACATAAGCTAAAAGGACCGAAATCGAGCAAAATCATTCCGGAAATCCAAATTTTCGGAGAGAATCTAAAACAGATACGCCTAGACTGTAAGTTATCAATAGAAGAAGCCGGTTACATCACCAATGTGGAGAAGTCCCGGCTCTCGATGTATGAACATGCGAAAACACAAATGCGCATGGACACCTTCTTCCATATCATAGATGCCTATCGAAACTACATCAGAGAAAAGAAGATGCCTATACCCGAAACACTTACAATCTGCTACAAGATGTTTCAGAGAAAGGAGAAGAAAAAAGTTTGA